One Corynebacterium uterequi DNA segment encodes these proteins:
- a CDS encoding ParA family protein produces the protein MKTLSFFNNKGGVGKTTLSTNVAHEFARRGKRVLYIDCDPQCNATQLMLSDEQTEKLYGPDLDGRGHVPESLVKTIFGTFIPLREGETSIDARVPVLRAERFGVDLLPGHPNLSQIEDDMSAAWQNALGRNTADFRRVHWVGQLVTAMEEQNRYDVVFFDVGPSLGPFNRTVLLGCDAFVTPTSTDLFSFHAFGNLARWFEQWVSSYSEMSEAALTRWREYAMDVEEKSAPLRLRGHNGHSLSYLGYTTLEYIRRSSGGQEQFIGAFERFRGRFNDEARRIAASLGQPDQDSYLLGPVPHMHSMPATAQDVHSPIRGLGYADRVVGSQLNQRDGYAEKIDNVAEMVFNRLYPAE, from the coding sequence ATCAAAACACTGAGCTTCTTCAACAACAAAGGCGGGGTGGGAAAGACCACCCTATCGACCAACGTCGCCCACGAGTTTGCCCGGCGCGGCAAACGAGTGCTCTATATCGACTGCGACCCGCAATGTAACGCCACGCAGCTCATGCTGTCCGACGAGCAGACAGAGAAACTGTACGGACCCGACCTTGACGGCCGCGGACACGTCCCGGAATCCCTGGTCAAGACTATCTTCGGCACCTTCATCCCGCTGCGCGAAGGCGAGACGTCCATCGATGCTCGGGTTCCGGTGCTGCGTGCCGAACGCTTCGGCGTCGACCTGCTCCCCGGTCATCCCAACCTGTCCCAGATCGAAGACGACATGAGCGCCGCCTGGCAGAATGCCCTCGGGCGTAATACCGCCGATTTCCGGCGTGTTCACTGGGTGGGGCAATTGGTCACTGCCATGGAGGAACAGAACCGCTACGACGTTGTGTTCTTCGACGTCGGCCCCAGCCTGGGCCCCTTTAACCGCACCGTGCTTCTCGGGTGCGATGCCTTCGTCACCCCTACCTCCACCGACTTGTTCAGCTTCCACGCCTTCGGCAACCTGGCGCGATGGTTCGAGCAGTGGGTGTCCTCCTATAGCGAGATGTCTGAAGCCGCCCTGACGCGGTGGCGGGAATATGCGATGGACGTGGAGGAAAAATCCGCGCCCCTGCGCCTGCGCGGGCATAACGGCCACAGCCTGTCCTACCTCGGATACACGACCTTGGAGTACATCCGCCGCTCGTCCGGCGGCCAGGAGCAGTTCATCGGAGCATTTGAGCGCTTCCGTGGCCGTTTCAACGACGAGGCTCGACGTATCGCCGCCAGCCTCGGGCAGCCCGATCAGGACTCCTACCTGCTCGGCCCAGTTCCTCACATGCATTCCATGCCGGCTACCGCGCAGGACGTCCACTCCCCCATCCGCGGCTTGGGTTACGCAGACCGCGTGGTTGGCTCCCAGCTCAATCAGCGCGATGGCTACGCGGAGAAGATCGACAACGTTGCGGAGATGGTGTTCAACCGCCTCTATCCTGCTGAGTAA
- a CDS encoding amino acid permease: protein MSHTASAAPERPRTAGLKHRHIHFIALGSAIGTGLFYGSAGAIQAAGPSVLLVYLFGGAVVYFMLRALGEMSVHHPVRGSFAVYTRAHLGGWGGYITGWMFAFEMLIVCIADLTAIAIYMGFWFPDAPQWIWVAATLCIVGAANLASVRWFGELEFVFTIIKVTAVVAMIVGGAAVLAFGLSTEGTPTGPGNLINDGGFFPNGIEGMVASFILVLFAFGGTEIIGVAGTEADDPDRSVPQAVNTVPVRILLFYVLAILVILMLNPWSAITGEASPFVQIFETLGVSWAAALLNLVVITAALSAINADLFGAGRVLTGLAKENLAPKIMGRVSSSGVPIMTTVIMLVVLIAGVILNAVLPERVFEIVAALATFATVYVWLMILLAQVASRRQMSAEEVASLKFPVPFYPFGQYFAIAFIGFTFAIMVWLEEYHVALAVGVGFLAVMTVLYFATGRPKVIAPVDYSAIELKH, encoded by the coding sequence ATGTCTCACACTGCTAGCGCGGCTCCTGAACGCCCCCGCACCGCCGGGCTGAAGCACCGCCACATCCACTTCATCGCCCTCGGCTCCGCCATCGGCACTGGCCTGTTCTACGGTTCGGCGGGCGCCATTCAGGCCGCTGGTCCGTCGGTCCTGCTGGTCTACCTCTTCGGCGGCGCCGTCGTGTACTTCATGCTCCGTGCGCTCGGCGAGATGAGTGTGCACCACCCGGTTCGCGGCTCCTTCGCTGTGTACACCCGCGCCCACCTCGGTGGCTGGGGTGGCTACATTACCGGCTGGATGTTCGCTTTCGAGATGCTCATCGTCTGCATCGCAGACCTCACCGCCATCGCTATCTACATGGGCTTTTGGTTCCCCGACGCCCCGCAGTGGATCTGGGTGGCGGCGACGTTGTGCATTGTGGGTGCAGCCAACCTGGCTAGCGTCCGATGGTTCGGCGAGCTGGAATTTGTCTTCACGATCATCAAGGTCACCGCGGTGGTGGCGATGATCGTCGGCGGTGCTGCTGTGTTGGCATTCGGGCTGTCCACCGAGGGCACCCCGACGGGCCCGGGCAACCTCATCAACGACGGCGGCTTCTTCCCCAACGGCATCGAGGGAATGGTGGCATCCTTCATCCTCGTTCTCTTCGCATTCGGCGGAACCGAGATCATCGGCGTGGCCGGCACTGAGGCCGACGACCCGGACCGTTCCGTTCCGCAGGCCGTCAACACCGTGCCCGTGCGTATCTTGCTGTTTTACGTGCTCGCCATCCTCGTCATTCTCATGCTTAACCCGTGGTCCGCGATTACCGGCGAGGCGTCGCCTTTCGTCCAGATCTTTGAGACCCTCGGTGTGAGCTGGGCCGCGGCACTGCTCAACCTCGTGGTCATCACCGCCGCGCTGTCCGCCATCAACGCGGACCTGTTCGGCGCTGGCCGCGTACTGACCGGTCTCGCCAAGGAAAACCTGGCGCCGAAGATCATGGGCCGCGTCTCCTCGTCTGGAGTGCCGATTATGACGACGGTCATCATGCTCGTCGTCCTCATCGCTGGCGTGATCCTCAATGCCGTGCTGCCCGAGCGCGTCTTCGAGATCGTCGCCGCGCTGGCCACCTTCGCCACTGTGTATGTGTGGTTGATGATCCTCCTTGCCCAGGTTGCCTCGCGGCGCCAGATGTCCGCCGAGGAGGTGGCGTCGCTGAAGTTCCCAGTGCCCTTCTACCCCTTCGGTCAGTACTTCGCCATCGCCTTCATTGGCTTCACCTTCGCGATCATGGTCTGGCTGGAGGAGTACCACGTGGCTCTCGCCGTCGGCGTCGGCTTCCTGGCCGTCATGACGGTCTTGTACTTCGCTACCGGGCGGCCGAAGGTCATCGCCCCCGTGGACTACTCGGCCATTGAGCTGAAGCACTAA
- a CDS encoding DEAD/DEAH box helicase, which translates to MSMTDENATGGVNEPETITSESQNNPQGDAAQAAPAVEAPEAIDGVGQSTGDAESSEATGSAAESTENVAPADNAEHTETSEESVDAEDAADPENEEEDKPGFDALGLSDDVLRAVKKVGYETPSPIQAETIPVLMEGRDVVGLAQTGTGKTAAFALPILARIDVADRSPQALVLAPTRELALQVADSFQSFSDYLGDIHVLPIYGGQAYGIQLSGLRRGAHIIVGTPGRVIDHLDKGSLDISNLRFLVLDEADEMLNMGFQEDVERILEDTPAEKQVALFSATMPNGIRRISRQYLDDPVEVTVKAETRTNTNITQRYLFTAHRNKLDAITRILEVTEFEAMIVFVRTKHETEEIAEKLRARGFSAAAINGDIAQQQRERTVDQLKDGRLDILVATDVAARGLDVERISHVLNYDIPHDTESYVHRIGRTGRAGRSGEAILFVTPRERRMLRSIERVTNATIEEMELPTVDEVNESRKEKFSDQITEALESDQLDVFRSLVKRYSEDKDVPMVDVAAALAAQAQSGDFLMKEPPPEKRGRGRDRFDRDERRGRGRFDDDDRRGRGRSERRSDDDFDTYRLAVGKRQHVGPAAVVGALANEGGLSRHDIGRISIAVDHTLVGLPKNLDRSVLDRLQDTRISGVKIDIERDHSGHGGFGGDRRGGRGDRRGGWRDRDDRGDRRGGRDDRRGGWRDRDDRGDRRGGRDDRRGGWRDRDDRGDRRGGRGDRRGGWRD; encoded by the coding sequence ATGAGCATGACCGATGAAAACGCCACCGGCGGCGTCAACGAGCCGGAGACCATCACGTCGGAATCTCAGAACAACCCGCAAGGTGACGCAGCACAGGCTGCGCCCGCGGTCGAGGCCCCTGAGGCCATCGACGGCGTAGGCCAGAGCACCGGGGACGCGGAATCTTCTGAGGCAACCGGCTCCGCCGCGGAATCCACTGAGAATGTGGCGCCGGCGGACAACGCAGAACACACTGAGACCTCGGAAGAAAGCGTCGACGCAGAAGACGCAGCCGACCCCGAAAACGAAGAGGAGGACAAGCCCGGCTTCGACGCGCTCGGTCTGAGCGACGACGTCCTCCGCGCCGTCAAGAAGGTGGGATACGAGACCCCGTCGCCGATCCAGGCGGAGACCATCCCGGTCCTGATGGAGGGTCGAGACGTCGTCGGCCTGGCCCAGACCGGTACTGGTAAAACAGCCGCCTTCGCGTTGCCGATCCTCGCGCGTATCGACGTCGCGGACCGCTCCCCCCAAGCCCTCGTGCTGGCGCCGACGCGCGAGCTGGCGCTCCAGGTTGCCGACTCCTTCCAGTCCTTCTCTGATTACCTTGGTGACATCCACGTCCTGCCGATCTACGGCGGACAGGCCTACGGCATTCAGCTTTCGGGCTTGCGTCGCGGCGCCCACATCATCGTCGGCACCCCGGGTCGTGTCATCGACCACCTGGATAAGGGTTCGCTAGACATCTCCAACCTCCGTTTCCTCGTTCTTGACGAGGCCGATGAGATGCTCAACATGGGCTTCCAGGAGGACGTCGAACGCATCCTGGAGGACACCCCGGCTGAGAAGCAGGTTGCGCTGTTCTCCGCGACGATGCCCAACGGCATCCGTCGGATCTCCCGGCAGTACCTCGACGATCCCGTTGAGGTCACTGTCAAGGCGGAAACCCGCACCAACACCAACATCACCCAGCGCTACCTCTTCACCGCGCATCGCAACAAGCTCGACGCCATCACCCGGATCCTCGAAGTCACCGAGTTTGAGGCCATGATCGTCTTCGTCCGTACGAAGCACGAGACCGAGGAGATCGCCGAGAAGCTGCGCGCCCGCGGGTTCTCCGCGGCCGCCATTAACGGCGACATCGCGCAGCAGCAGCGCGAGCGCACCGTGGACCAGCTCAAGGACGGCCGCCTGGACATCCTGGTGGCCACCGACGTCGCCGCGCGCGGCCTGGACGTCGAACGCATCAGCCATGTGTTGAACTACGACATCCCGCACGACACCGAGAGCTACGTCCACCGTATCGGCCGCACCGGCCGTGCCGGCCGCTCTGGTGAGGCGATCCTCTTCGTCACCCCGCGCGAGCGTCGGATGCTGCGTTCCATCGAACGCGTGACGAATGCCACCATCGAGGAGATGGAGCTGCCCACGGTCGACGAGGTCAACGAATCCCGCAAGGAGAAGTTCTCCGACCAGATCACCGAGGCCCTGGAGTCCGACCAGCTCGACGTCTTCCGTTCCCTGGTTAAGCGCTACTCGGAGGATAAGGACGTGCCCATGGTGGACGTCGCCGCCGCGCTCGCAGCCCAGGCCCAGTCTGGTGACTTCCTCATGAAGGAGCCGCCGCCCGAGAAGCGTGGCCGCGGCCGTGACCGTTTCGATCGTGACGAGCGTCGCGGTCGGGGTCGCTTCGATGACGACGATCGCCGCGGCCGGGGCCGCAGCGAGCGCCGTTCGGACGACGACTTCGATACCTACCGCCTGGCAGTCGGCAAGCGTCAGCACGTCGGTCCGGCGGCCGTGGTTGGTGCCTTGGCCAACGAAGGTGGTCTGAGCCGCCACGACATCGGTCGCATCTCCATCGCTGTCGATCACACCCTCGTCGGACTGCCGAAGAACCTCGACCGGTCCGTGCTGGACCGCCTACAGGACACCCGCATTTCCGGTGTGAAGATCGACATCGAGCGCGATCATTCCGGCCACGGAGGCTTCGGCGGTGATCGCCGCGGCGGCCGTGGCGATCGTCGTGGTGGTTGGCGGGATCGTGATGATCGTGGTGATCGTCGCGGTGGCCGTGATGACCGTCGTGGTGGTTGGCGGGATCGTGATGATCGTGGTGATCGTCGCGGTGGCCGTGATGACCGTCGTGGCGGCTGGCGGGATCGTGATGATCGTGGTGATCGTCGCGGTGGCCGTGGCGATCGTCGTGGCGGCTGGCGCGACTAA
- a CDS encoding HNH endonuclease family protein has translation MRRRLFRIYVGLLAAATLAYSLSWGLPWLFPRVSPNLPRVSYSLADTARLASRPNQPGYDRDAFGGWARVGPCSTRELAMTAVYHHDGCRSFGQAVDPYTGRLMLADDTEIDHIVPLAAAWDLGAWQWDAQTRRRFANDPLNLVVTSAEANQDKSDQLPASWLPSARRNRCWYARRVGAVVDAYQLALPSSDARAMLRQCPDDWWRVGGWRRGSRASTPLSSEFFDRVFTRKTTDV, from the coding sequence ATGAGGCGACGACTATTCCGTATATATGTAGGCCTGCTCGCGGCGGCGACGCTCGCCTACTCCCTCTCCTGGGGCCTTCCCTGGTTGTTCCCGCGCGTCAGTCCCAACCTGCCACGAGTGTCTTACTCGCTTGCTGATACCGCCAGGCTTGCCTCCCGCCCCAATCAGCCAGGCTACGACCGGGACGCCTTCGGGGGTTGGGCCAGGGTCGGGCCCTGTTCCACTCGTGAGCTGGCGATGACGGCCGTATATCACCACGACGGATGCCGCTCGTTCGGTCAGGCCGTCGACCCGTACACGGGCCGTCTCATGCTGGCGGATGACACCGAGATCGACCACATCGTTCCTCTCGCTGCCGCCTGGGATCTGGGTGCGTGGCAGTGGGATGCGCAGACCCGCCGTCGTTTCGCCAACGACCCGCTCAACCTCGTCGTCACTTCTGCCGAGGCCAATCAGGATAAGTCCGATCAGCTGCCCGCAAGCTGGCTACCATCGGCACGCCGGAATCGATGCTGGTACGCCCGCCGGGTGGGAGCCGTCGTCGACGCCTACCAGCTGGCCTTGCCGAGCAGTGATGCCCGCGCCATGCTGCGCCAATGCCCTGATGACTGGTGGCGTGTGGGTGGGTGGCGTCGCGGCAGCCGAGCCTCAACACCCCTGTCTTCGGAGTTCTTCGATAGGGTATTCACCCGTAAGACCACCGATGTGTGA